The Corynebacterium callunae DSM 20147 genomic sequence GTTGTGCACTCCGCCAGAACCCTTGAACTTCTTTAACCCCATTAACATCAGCATCCACGGCATCACCCCGGCGAAGGTGGAAGATCAGCCTAGCTTTGACGAGCTGCTACCCAAGATGGTGGAGTTTGTCGGAGATCTCAGCTTGGTGGCGCACAATGCACAATTTGATTTCACAGCGCTTTCTCGTGCCTGTGCTGCTGCCGGCATCCCTGCACCGAGCATGATTTATGGTTGCTCACTAACTTTGGCCCGTAATGAGAAGCTGCAGGTGGAAAACCATAAGCTGCCAACTGTTGCCAGTTACTTGGGCTTTGAGCTCCAGCACCATCATGATGCCACCGAAGATGCCCGTGCTTGTGCAGAAATCACCACTGCTTTGGCCAGGCGCCATGACTTTGAGGGTTCATTTATCGACTTCATCCACAGTCGTGGTTTTACGCTGGGATCTATCGATAATGAGAAGGTCTTTCCGGTGCTTCGCGATCGCTCCGGCGCCAATGTAGCAGTTCAAAGGCGACGCTTCGGTCTACAAGCCTCGAAGGAAGCAGCCGTTGCAGCTGTAGTTCCAGCGGCTCCAGTGGCCGAAGAACCCAAGGCTGCAGCACCCAAGAAATCTCGTGGCAAAGCACCCTGGGATAAGGTTGCCACTCCTGAAGTTATTCCTGATCCCAATCCAGATGCAGATCCCAATTCCCTGCTTTATGGACATAACATCACCCTCACCGGTGATTTTGAACCTTATGAAAAGGGAGCACTCTGGCAGCGCATTGCTGATCAAGGTGCACAAATTGGCAAGAATGTCACCAAGAAAACCACCATCTTGGTAGCTGGCCAGTGGGCAACAATTACCTCCAAGCAAAAACGCGCGGAGGAGCTCAAAGAAAAAGGCCAAGATATTCAGATCTGGGACGAAGAACAGCTCTTTAGCGCCCTTGGCCTAGATGAGCAGCCACCCTTCTAAGAAATAAAGCTCGTGCACCTTCCCAGGTGCACGAGCTTTATCCTTTTAGTTGTGAGCTACCACTGAATCATCGTGTAGCTGATAATTCTTCGGGATGTCGATGCCATTGTCTTTAGCCCACTGAATCTTCGAGCGCAGGGCTCCCATCCACGGTGGGTTTCCTTCCTTCGCACGTTGTGCCAGACGCTGCGGAGCATCAGGTGATTCATCAAGCTTCTTTAGCTCTGCAGCCTCTGCTCTACCTTGGGCTTCCATTTCCTTAGCCACTTCGCTCCAATCCCAGGACTCCCACTTGGTGTCCTTGACCATAAAGCGGGTGTCTTCATCACCAACAATGAGTGAGACCCCAGCTAGCGCCTCCAAAGCTGCGCGCTCGCCCATCATCTCGTAGATGTTCATCAAAGAGGTGGCTACCTGAACGCGGTATTTGCTGGATTGTCCGCCATTGGCAAAAAGGAAACTAGTCATCTTGCGCATCTCATCGCCGGTTTTGGGGATGATGCGTTCTTCACCACCCATGACATAGAGAACATATGCCCAGTACATGGCCACGTCATCCCATTCTTTACCGGAATGCTGACGTCCAAAGAATTCATCAATAGCGAGTGGAACTAGGGCAAACCAACCTTCGCCTGAGATCATGTGGCTGGAGTTAATCGGCCAAGAATACTCGTTATAACGTTCTGGTCCCCACAATTTGTCTAGGCCGCGATTGGCTTGGGCGTGAATGAGACGCACTCGCGCAGCGGACTTAAAGCCCTCGCTAAAACGATCAAAAACGCCATGCAGGCCCAAATTTACAAAGAAGTTTGCAGTTTCAATGCCACGCTGGAGAGGATTGATTTCAAACATTTGGGTTTCGCCAGTGGCAGAAGAGGTGCGATCTTCCAAGGTGGTGGCCCAATATCCAAAGGCGAAGGTGATTTTCTCCGCCATGCGGGTGACATTGTAATAAGCCACGCGGCCACGCTCAGCGGCTTCCAAATCAATCCACTCTGGAATATTGTCCAACTGTTCAAAGAGAGCCACGAGCTCTGGCTCGGGGTTTTCTACCTTGTCTATGCCTTCATTAAGTGCAAGTTCAAAATCAGCGCGCGCCTTTTTGGCTCCTACTCGGCGAAACATCTCTGCAACCTGGTTGCCATATTCATCGGTTTGCCACATGTGATCATCAAGAAGACGAGTTTGTGGGGTGTCATAGGACCAGTCATCACGCACGCGATGCCACTTATCAAAAAGCGTGTGGCGTGCCGTTGACCAAGAAGGCTTTTCAGTGCGACGCTTGGGGGCTGGTCGCAGTGGCATGCCATCGCAGTAGAAATAGCGGAAGTCTTTATAAGGATTGTCTGAAGGTGGCAAGGTTTCAAGATGGGGTGTTGTCACTGTTGACTCCTGGCTGGGTGGCTGGTTCTTTCCCCAGAATTCTAATGTGATCTAGAACATAGGTCAGCTATTTTTGTGTGACAACTTATATACATGGCAAAGATTCACCCCCATCAAAAGAGCAGCTAGAAGCCTATTTTTATATTATTTTCCTTTTATATAGCCTTAATATGGCGTAGTTATACCCTCTTCTAATAAGCGTCTGTCCACCACCAGCGGGGGTATATAAAACCACGGTCGCAGGGAACCTCCATGACTTTTTCCAAGTCCAATCTTTATAGAAACACTTTTAAAGGGGAGGAAATTAATGGACGTATCTACTCGCAAAAAATTCTTAAGGGACTTACAACCCCGGCTTTATAACGAGCGCTGGACTACCCGCTGCAGGCTTAGTGATGATGGTTTCTGCGATAGTCCTGCACACCTAAACCTCTCTACAGAGCTTTATATGGGTTTAAGCTCACGCAGCAAAACTTTAAGTTTTAGAGCAGTTGGCGAATTGGGATTAAGCATTCGCCAAGCATGGGATGTAGCCGCCGATAACCTGGTGGCTTTAGCCCAAGACGGTCAAGGTGTTCGCTTTGACTTAAGAAATGCCAGCTTGAGCACTGATATCGATACCTATGCTTTAGAAGTTAAGGTGCCTGGTTCCCCCATCACCGCGTGGTTGGCGCATCCCCGCACCTTCAGTATTTTGCACCACCACCTGGAATCACGATTAGGTAAAAACCTGCATTATTTGGCCCCTGCCTCAGCCACACTTATCGCAATTCCTGCTGGTGCAGCAGAAATTCCTCAACTTCTGTCCTGGGCTCGCTCCCAGTCAGATGTGAATGCGCAACAAGGACTCGTCGACAAGCTTATTAACTATCACCTGGGGTTCCCTGCCCCGTACCGACCAAATATCTGGGCGCGGGCGGCTTAGGCGCCGACGCTGGCGCGGTGTTCTCACTAGGATCAAAAGGCGTACTGCTTATTGCTCGGAAGATCGCTGGAGGAAAACAATATGGCACGTCCGATTACCGCAACCTATAGGCTGCAAATGCGAGGCCCCCAAGCCGATGAAGCCGGTCGCGCTTTTGGATTTGCCGAGGCAAAGGCGCAACTGCCCTACCTTAAAAAGCTAGGCATTAGCCACCTCTACCTCTCCCCTATTTTGAGCTCCATGCCTGATTCCAATCACGGCTATGACGTTATTGATCCCACCACCATCAACCCAGAACTTGGGGGAATGGAGGGTTTTCGGGAACTAGCTGCTGCCACCCATGAACACGGTATGGGCATCATTATCGATATTGTTCCGAACCACTTAGGCGTTGCCGTTCCGCACCTTAATAAATGGTGGTGGGATGTGCTGAAAAATGGCCAAAACTCTGACTTTGAGTTCTATTTTGATATTGATTGGCACAACGACAATGGCTCCGGCGGAAAACTCGGTATGCCAATTTTGGGCGCCGAAGGTGATGAAGACAAACTAGAATTTGATGAACTCAATGGTGAAAAAGTGCTGCGTTATTATGAGCACGTTTTCCCCATTGCCCCTGGCACCGATGAAGGCAGCCCCCAAGACGCTTATGAGCGCCAGTCCTATCGCCTGCAATTTTGGCGTGATGGCGTAATCAACTACCGCCGTTTCTTCTCGGTAAATACCCTCGCCGGCATCCGCCAAGAAGACGCCCTAGTTTTTGAACACACACACCGCGTGCTGCGCGAATTAGTAGCCGAGGATCTTATCGACGGCGTCCGCGTGGATCACCCAGACGGACTTTCTGATCCTTTTGGCTATTTGCACCGCCTACGCGAACTTATTGGACCTGATCGCTGGCTGATTATTGAGAAAATTCTCGGTGTAGAGGAGCCTTTGGATCCTCGTCTTTCCGTGGATGGCACCACCGGTTATGACGCATTGCGTGAACTTGATGGAGTTTTTGTATCCCGCGAAGCCGAGGATCATTTCTCCATGGTGGCACTTAATCAAACTGGCTCCACCTGGGATGAACGTGCCCTGCAGTCCACCGAGGAAAACCTCAAGCGATCGGTTGCGCAAAGTGAATTAGCTGCAGAGATCCGCAGGCTGGCTCGTGCCATGCGCCGCGATAACTTCTCTACTGCAGGCCACAATGTCAGTGAAGAAAACCTCAGTGAAACCATTGTTGAGCTGGTTGCAGCCATGCCGGTTTATCGCGCGGACTATATCTCCCTGTCCCGCACCACTGCTTCAGTAATCGCGGATATGTCCAAGCGTTTCCCTTCTCGCCGCGATGCTCTTGACCTTATTTCTGCAGCACTTTTGGGCAATGGTGAAGCCAAAATCCGCTTCGCCCAAGTTTGTGGTGCGGTCATGGCAAAAGGCGTGGAAGATACCACCTTCTACCGCGCAGCACGCTTGGTTTCCCTCCAAGAAGTTGGCGGCGCGCCGGGGCGATTTGGCGTTTCCGCAGCCGAGTTCCACCTGCTACAAGAAGAACGCAGCGTGTTGTGGCCTCGCACCATGACCACTCTTTCAACCCACGACACCAAGCGCGGCGAAGACACTCGCGCGCGCATCATTGAGCTCACCGAAGTGCCCAATAATTTCTCCGAATTAGTCAACCGGGTGATGGCTATTTTGCCTGCGCCTGATGGCGCGACCGGGCACTTCCTCTTCCAAAACCTGCTGGGTATTTGGCCTGCCGACGGCGTGATCACCGACGCCATCCGCAGCCGTTTCCAGGACTACGCCGAAAAAGCCATCCGCGAAGCGTCTGTCAAAACCACGTGGGTGGACCCCAACGAGTCCTTTGAGGTTGCGGTTTCCGACTGGATTAAAGCGCTTTTCGACGGACCCGCCACCAGCATGATCACCGAATTTATTAATCGTCTAGACCTGGGTGCCATCCAAATCTCCTTAGGCCGCAAAATGCTCCAGCTAATTGGCGCTGGCATTCCGGATACCTACCAGGGCACTGAATTTATGGAAGATTCCCTGGTAGACCCAGATAATCGTCGCTTTGTGGATTACACCGCCCGTTCCCAGGTGCTAGAACAATTAGCCACCTGGAAGTGGGAAGATGTAACCACTACCGATCAAACCCACCTCCAAGAACATGCCAATGTAGCCAAAATGCATGTGGTTAAAGAGGCATTGGCGGTGCGTGCCGAATTCCCCGGTTGCTTTATCGGTGGTGATCACCAGGCCGTATTTGCTGAGGGCCGCGCAGAATCCCACGTCATTGGTATGGCCCGTGGCACTGACCGCAATCATTTGAGCATTATTGCCCTTGCTACCCGTCGCCCACTTATTCTTAAGCACCGCGGTGGCTGGCATGACACCACCATCACCCTGCCAGCTGGTACCTGGGTGGATCGCTTGAGTGGCTGTCGTTATAGCGGTGTGGTGCCTGCTGGTGATCTTTTCCAGAATTTGCCTACTGCCCTTTTAGTTTTGTTACCTGAAACGGAGTTTTAGTTTGTTGTTTATAGCTGCGTGCCCGCTACCATAAATAACCGTTATGTCTGACAACACACTTGCCCAATTTGGCAACTACTACCACGAATTTCGCCGTGCTCACCCCACGGCGGATGTGGATTTTCAAGTGGCTATTGAGGAACTCCTCACCGATGGTGGTGTCACTTTTGACCGGGTAAGCACAAGGGTGAAGGAATGGTCGAGCCTCAAAGCCAAGGCTCGTAAAAAGCGCGCCGATGGCACGTTGATTTACCCAGTTCCCCGGCGCGATATTCACGATATGATCGGCGTGCGCATCACCACCTATCACTCCACGGAGATTCCAGTTGCACTAAAAGTGCTGCAGGATTCTTTTACCATCCGAAAATCAGTGGATAAAGCTGCCGAAACTCGTATTTCCGGCGGCTTTGGCTATGGCTCCCATCACCTTATTTTGGAAGTTGATGATTCCAGCGAAGATCTGCAGGAATACCGTGGTTTGGTCTTTGAGGTTCAGGTACGCACTGTGTTGCAACATGCGTGGGCTGAGTTTGAACATGACCTTCGTTATAAACGTTCCGATGCTAGCAAAGCCGGTGGCATCGACCCCGAGGTAGACCGTATGTTTACCCTGGCTGCCGGCCTGATTGAGCTAGCAGATCAGCAATTTGACCAGATCGCAGCACTGAAGGACACCGATCGAGTTACCGATGAATCGGTGGAACTAACTGCAGAAACCTTGCCTGGAGTCTTGGCGATGCTTATTGGCAACCGGTTCCCAAGGCCACGTTCCACCAATTATCGCTTCTTGGAAGATATTTTGACGGCCAATTCCATCACTTCAGTGGAACAACTGCGCAACTTGCTTAACCCCACTGATATTGAAGTGCTGCTCAAGGTGATGAATTACCGATTCCATCCCGGCCAGATTCGTATTATTGATGACCTTTTGCTGAAGAAGTTCGGCCAGGCCCATATCGATTCCACGGTGTCTACAGATTCCAAACCGAATGATGCTAAGCGCCGCCGCCAGCTCAAACACAAACTAGAGCTAATGGCACAAGCCCATATTGCCGAAGCTCCGGGGGATTCTTCCGGCACGCCCAACTAAACAATCTTCTTTAGCAACTGTTAGTCTGGCACAGAACAATAATTACGTCTATCAAGGAGCCAATTATTATGGGGCTAGCCATCACCGACTTCCCAATGCTCGCAGACTTCCTCCACGTGTGGGGCCTGGCCGTCGCTGATTTCTTCCGCCCAATGGGAATTGATTTCCCACCGGCGAACTGGAGCCTCGGTTCAATCTAAACTTAAGCACTCTTTGTTAAGAGCGCGTTCTTAAAGGACGCAGTGTCTTTAGGGGAGTTCTGCTACCACTCGGTAGCAGAACTCCCCTTTTTGTGTCCTGTTTCATGTGGGCTGGCCTTTCGGGAATATCCTAAAGCTGATATTGTTGACATGTCTACAAGATACTTTTAAACCCTAAGAAACTGAGGACACCATGACTAACCCAATTTCTTCGCTCTCCTTTGGACTAGACACCTTCGGCGATGTCACCGTTGATACTGACGGCAATGCCGTCTCCCAGGCACAAACCATTCGCGACGTCATCGAAGAAGCAAAGATGGCCGAAAAAGTTGGCATTGATATCTTCGGTATCGGCGAGCACCACCGCACGGAATACGCTATCTCTGCTCCGGATATCGTGATGACCGCCATCTTGGCTGCTACCGAAAAGCTCAAGGTCACCTCCTCAGTAACTGTGCTTTCCTCCGATGATCCGGTACGTATCTTCGAGCGCTATTCCACCATGAATGCACTCTCCAATGGTCGTGCAGAAATCACCCTCGGCCGCGGTTCCTTCATTGAGTCTTTCCCACTATTTGGCTTTGATCTCCAAGACTACGAAAAACTTTTTAATGAGCGCCTTGATCTCTTCCGCACCATCCTCGACGCCGACGCAAAACAGGAGGGCGTGACGTGGAAGGGTGAGACTCGTTCCGCGCTAGAAAACCAAATGCTTTACCCACCAACTGAAAATGGAATTAAAACTTGGGTGGCCGTTGGTGGCAGCCCGGAGTCTGTGGTGCGTGCCGCTAAGTACCACTTCCCACTGATGTTGGCCATTATTGGTGGAGCACCAGAGCGTTTCCGTCCTTATGTAGAGCTCTACAAGCGTGCCAATGAGCAATTCGGCCAGCCTCAGCTTCCAATTGGTATTCACTCCCCTGGCCTGGTTGCTGCAACTGATAAGGAAGCTCGTGAGCTTTCCCTGGATAACTGGCTGCTACTGCAAAGGGCAATTGGTGCGGAGCGCGGTTGGGCTCCGGCTGATGCACGCCAATTTGAGCGCGAAATTGACCATGGTTCTCTCTACATTGGCTCCCCTGAAACCGTTGCCAAGAAGATTGCGGACACCATTGAAAAACTTTCTTTGAACCGCTTCACCATGAAGTACGCCAGTGGCCCTACCCCACATGAGTACCATATGCGTTCCATCGAGCTTTATGGCACCGAGGTTATTCCAATGGTGCGTGAAATCTTGGCTAAGCGTGCAGCTTAAGCTCGCCTAAAGAAAATGCCTATACGCACTCAAGGAGGTGCGTATAGGCATTTTTTAACGTCGTCCGCGGAAATTTTCCATTTCCCGGCGTTCTTTTTTGGTGGGCCGACCTGCTCCGCGATCGCGCACGGGAATCGCCGCCAGCACTTCCATCGGAGGAGGTGGTGGAGTGTGGTCGATGCAGCAGGTTCTAGCAATTGCCGCACTCACTCGCTTATTGATGGTTTTTGTTACTTCCACATCAAATTCGCGGTGGTTAACCCACACCCTAACGCGGTCACCAGGGACAACTTGTTGGGCTGGTTTCACCGCGTTGTTATTGATTTTGACATGCCCGGCGCGGCAGGCAGCTGCCGCATCGGAGCGCGTTTTATAAAGGCGCACTGCCCACACCCAGGCATCAATTCTGACCTGTGCGTTAATTTGTGCATTCATGAACGTCCCAAATTTTAAGGCCTAATAATGATCTTTCTCATTAATAGTCTTGCGCACCTTGTTATAAAAGAAGAATCCGCCGGCTACTGCGATAATTAGACCCAGCATCATAAGGCCTGCTGAACCAGTAAGCAGCCATAGGAGTGCACCGCCGCCAATTCCGCCGGCCACACTCACAACGGCGTTGCGGGAGTTTTTCCGAACTTCTTGTTTGCGCTTTTCAATGGGGTTACGGGGATATTGCTGCATGCTCATGGTTTTAAAGTGTAGTGCTCTTTGTCAGTGCAAGTCACTCGGGGATTCCACCCACATTCGGCCCGCATGTTCCAGAGCAATTTCCGCGCCCATCATGGATGACAAATAAGACTCCACTGCTTCTTGGCGGCCGGGCAAAATAGCAAGACTAAAACGCACGTCCTCGCCATAAACAGTATCGGTAATAACTACACCCAAGCCCCGCAGGTTAGCCTCAATCCGGCCCGCTTCTGTATGCGACAAGGAAAGCTCAAAGATATCGCGAATGGCCCGGGTAACTTGAGTTACTGCAGGTAGCAGCTCTGTAATCGCATTGGTATAGGCATTAACTAAACCGCCTGTGCCCAGCTTGATGCCGCCAAAATAGCGCACCACCACCGCTGCGATATCTTTCATGCCAGATCCCCGCAGTGCCTCAAGCATGGGTTTTCCCGCGGTGCCCGAGGGTTCACCATCATCGGATGATCGCTCAATATCATTGGATTCATCAACCTGAATAATAAAAGCGCTGCAATGGTGGCGGGCGTCGGGATATAACTCTTTGATGGAGTTAATAAATTCTCGAGCTTGTGCTTCATCTTGTACCCGCGAGATATAGGTGAGAAAACGCGATCGTTTAATCTCCATCTCGGATTCAAAAATCTGCGCGGCGGCCGGTAGCTGATATTCCAATAACCTGGGTGGAAGCATGCGTTCTGACATATTGCCTTCATCTTAGCCCGCCAAAACTGGGAGTTTTCACTAGCCTGGTGGCTATGCCGAACTCATCACACTATGCCGTTTGGGCGCCGCTGCCTGAAGATGTACGCCTCCGCCTTAACGGCGAAGTCCATGCCATGACCAAAGATGAAGATAATTGGTGGACCGCCGCGGTTAAGCCACAGGCTGGCGACCGTTACGGTTTTAAGCTTTTCGACGGATCCTCGTGGTCCAAAACGCTGCCCGATCCACGCTCACAGCATCAGCCAGATGGCGTTCATGAATTAAGCCAATGGGAGGATCCTTCCTTCACCTGGAGTGATGAGGACTGGACCGGTCGCATTTTGCCCGCTTCTGTTCTTTATGAATTACATGTCGGAACTTTTTCCCCGGACGGAACCTTCGAGGGAGTCGTCGAAAAGCTCTCTTATCTGCGCACTCTCGGTGTCACCGCCCTGGAGCTCATGCCCGTGCAACCTTTTGGCGGCAACCGCAACTGGGGCTATGACGGGGTGCTCTGGCACGCAGTCCACGCCGGTTATGGTGGCCCGCAAGGCCTAAAAAAGCTTGTCGACGCCGCCCACCGGGCGGGAATCGCAGTGTACTTAGATGTGGTTTATAACCACTTTGGGCCCGATGGAAATTACAATGGCCAATTTGGCCCCTATACCTCAGGTGGCAGCACCGGCTGGGGTGATGTGGTCAATATTAATGGCCATGATTCCGATGAGGTTCGGACCTATATTTTGGACGCTGCTCGTCAATGGTTTAGCGAATTCCACATTGATGGCCTGCGCCTTGACGCCGTGCACTCACTTGATGACCGCGGTGCTTATTCCATTTTGGAACAGCTTTCCATGGTCGCCAGCGAGATAACTGCAACGACCGGCGTTCCCCGCTCTCTTATTGCCGAATCTGACCTCAATGATCCGCGCCTTGTGTCCTCGCGGGAAGCAGGCGGTTTTGGACTTAATGCCCAGTGGGTTGACGATATTCACCATGCCCTCCATGCCTTGGTTTCTGGTGAAACCCACGGCTATTTTAGCGACTTCGGCTCTGTAACTACTTTGGCAAAAACCTTGGAGGAAGTTTTTGAACATAGCGGTGGGCTGTCTACCTTCCGCGGGCGCAGTCATGGCCGCCCAGTGCGTCGCGATGTCATCCCTGCCTCGCGTTTTGTCACCTACACCACCACTCATGATCAAACCGGCAACCGTGCCATGGGTGATCGCCCATCCATGAATCTCACCCCGGAGCAGCAAGTTCTCAAGGCCGCAATTATCTACTGTTCGCCTTATACTCCAATGCTGTTTATGGGCGAAGAATTTGGCGCAACTACCCCTTTTGCCTTCTTCTGCTCCCATACTGATCCGGAACTAAATAGGCTCACCTCCGAGGGACGCAAGCGAGAATTCGCCCGCATGGGATGGGATCCAGCTGAGATTCCTTCTCCTGAACTAGAATCCACTTTTTTGGCATCCAAGCTTAATTGGGAGTTTTCTGCTGAACAGCAACGTATTTTTGAGGCCTATACGCAGTTGCTGCGCCTGCGTAAAGAACTCGGATTTTCCCAGTCCGACCTGCTAAATCTAGAGGTTGATCACGGTGATTCCTGGCTTTCCATGGCTAATGGTGAGGGCCGCCTAGTGGCAAATTTCTCCACTGAACCTGTTGAGGTTCCTTTTGGAGGTCGTCTGATTTATAGCTTTACAGCACCTCAGGTGACTGCCACCACCACTACCCTGCCAGCCTGGAGCTTTGCGATCCTCGAACGTTAAGCATTATCCACCAAGTCAATGGCGGTGGAGATCATGTCCACCGCCTCCTGCTGTGCAACCCGTACGATGGCGTAGGCCGAAATAACCAAAGCAGTTAATGCTCTGCTCAGGGTGTTAAGTTCTTGCTCGCTAAGGTGTGGGGCGTGTGCTTTCAACCCTCTGGTAAAAGCCTCTGCAAGTTCTTTTCGATAATCACTAATAACCCGCGCTACCTCTGCATCTTTAGCTAAGGGTGCAGTTGCAGTATTAATAAGCAGACAGCCGCGGGCAACGGGGGAAGGCAATGGCCGGGCAAAAGCTCCTTGCAGCATTGTGAGGTAATTGTGCAGCGCTTGAGGATCAATTTCAGAATCTTGCAACGCTGCGAGACGAGGACGCACCACCTCATTGAGATAACTTTGCACCGCGGCATCAAATAGACCACGTTTATGGCCAAAAACGTTATAGAGACTTGAGCGGCTTAGCCCAGTGGCCTTTTCTAAATTTGGGATGGAGGCTGCCTCAAAGCCCAACTCCCAAAAAACCTCTCGTGCTGCTACCACTACTTCTTCGGTGTCAAAAGCTGCTTTTCGCGCCATTTTCATCGACCCACTTTCTGAAACGTTCATTACAGTATATACTGAAACGATCGTTACAGAATCATTGCCTAGGATATTGGAGATTCACTGTGGTCATTGCAGGCCTACTTTTTTCAGGATTTGCAGCTGCTTTGCATGTCTACATCTTCTATTTGGAATCCTTCTTGTGGACTAAACCTACTGCCGCCAAAGTCTTTGGTATCAGCCCAGAAGAGGCCAAATCCACCCAAGAGATGGCATTTAACCAGGGTTTTTATAACCTCTTTTTGGCTATTGTCACCGCTCTAGGCATTGTGTTCTACCTGCTCGGCTGGGACACCATCGGTGCCACCCTCATCTTTGCCGGCACAGGATCGATGCTGGCTGCAGCGCTTGTCTTGCTAATTTCCAGCCCAGATAAGTCAGCTGCCGCAATCAAACAAGGAACCCTGCCCCTCATCGCCCTCATCACCTTGGCTTTGGGCTTGGCGTTCTAAATTTTCTAAAGGAGTTTTAACTATGAGCGAGTTCACCACCACTGAAATTCACCTCACGTCCCGCCCTACAGGTTGGCCCACCCACGACAACTTCGAGCAGGTAACCGTCACTGCCCAAGAGCTCGAGGAAAACCAAGTTCGAGTACGCAACGCCTTTATTTCTGTCGATCCTTATATGCGCGGTCGCATGAACGATACTCGCAGCTATGTGGCTCCCTACCAGCTTGGTGCAACTATCGCCGGCGGCGCAATTGGCGAGGTTGTAGAATCCCGCTCCGCCGAACTCCCAGTAGGCACCATTGTCCTGCACCAACACGGCTGGAGCGATGGCGTCCAGGCCAATGCCAGTACTTTCCGCGCAGTTCCCAATATTCCTGGAGTACCACTCTCCCTCCGCCTCCATATCTTGGGCATGACTGGACTCACTGCATATGTAGGTTTAACTGAAATCGCACACCTCAAAGAAGGCGACGTGGTATTCGTATCCGGTGCTGCAGGAGCTGTTGGTTCCGCAGTTGGCCAGATTGCTAAATTACTCGGTGCCAAGAAGGTTATTGGTTCTGCAGGTTCAGCTGAAAAAGTTGCCCTGCTAAAGGAAAAATACGGTTATGACGAAGCCTTCAACTACAAAGATGGCGATGTCCGCGAATTGCTTCGCCAAGCTGCCCCAGAAGGCATTGACCTGTACTTTGACAACGTCGGAGGCGACCACCTCGAAGCCGCACTTGATTCCTTTAATGACGGCGGACGTGCTGCTTTGTGTGGTGCAATTTCTAGCTACAACACCACCGAGCGCACCCCTGGCCCTGACAACATGGCCAATATCATCACCCGCGCACTCAACCTCCGCGGTTTTACCCTCGCTGCTCACCTCAACCTTGCTCCTGAATTCCAGGAGAAGATGGGGGCTTGGTTTGCAGCTGGAAAGATTTCCTATGATGAAACTATCGTCCACGGTATTGAGAACACCGTAGATGCCTTTA encodes the following:
- a CDS encoding YigZ family protein, whose product is MSERMLPPRLLEYQLPAAAQIFESEMEIKRSRFLTYISRVQDEAQAREFINSIKELYPDARHHCSAFIIQVDESNDIERSSDDGEPSGTAGKPMLEALRGSGMKDIAAVVVRYFGGIKLGTGGLVNAYTNAITELLPAVTQVTRAIRDIFELSLSHTEAGRIEANLRGLGVVITDTVYGEDVRFSLAILPGRQEAVESYLSSMMGAEIALEHAGRMWVESPSDLH
- a CDS encoding RNA-binding S4 domain-containing protein, whose product is MNAQINAQVRIDAWVWAVRLYKTRSDAAAACRAGHVKINNNAVKPAQQVVPGDRVRVWVNHREFDVEVTKTINKRVSAAIARTCCIDHTPPPPPMEVLAAIPVRDRGAGRPTKKERREMENFRGRR
- a CDS encoding TetR/AcrR family transcriptional regulator, coding for MNVSESGSMKMARKAAFDTEEVVVAAREVFWELGFEAASIPNLEKATGLSRSSLYNVFGHKRGLFDAAVQSYLNEVVRPRLAALQDSEIDPQALHNYLTMLQGAFARPLPSPVARGCLLINTATAPLAKDAEVARVISDYRKELAEAFTRGLKAHAPHLSEQELNTLSRALTALVISAYAIVRVAQQEAVDMISTAIDLVDNA
- the treZ gene encoding malto-oligosyltrehalose trehalohydrolase; translated protein: MPNSSHYAVWAPLPEDVRLRLNGEVHAMTKDEDNWWTAAVKPQAGDRYGFKLFDGSSWSKTLPDPRSQHQPDGVHELSQWEDPSFTWSDEDWTGRILPASVLYELHVGTFSPDGTFEGVVEKLSYLRTLGVTALELMPVQPFGGNRNWGYDGVLWHAVHAGYGGPQGLKKLVDAAHRAGIAVYLDVVYNHFGPDGNYNGQFGPYTSGGSTGWGDVVNINGHDSDEVRTYILDAARQWFSEFHIDGLRLDAVHSLDDRGAYSILEQLSMVASEITATTGVPRSLIAESDLNDPRLVSSREAGGFGLNAQWVDDIHHALHALVSGETHGYFSDFGSVTTLAKTLEEVFEHSGGLSTFRGRSHGRPVRRDVIPASRFVTYTTTHDQTGNRAMGDRPSMNLTPEQQVLKAAIIYCSPYTPMLFMGEEFGATTPFAFFCSHTDPELNRLTSEGRKREFARMGWDPAEIPSPELESTFLASKLNWEFSAEQQRIFEAYTQLLRLRKELGFSQSDLLNLEVDHGDSWLSMANGEGRLVANFSTEPVEVPFGGRLIYSFTAPQVTATTTTLPAWSFAILER
- a CDS encoding NADP-dependent oxidoreductase, with translation MSEFTTTEIHLTSRPTGWPTHDNFEQVTVTAQELEENQVRVRNAFISVDPYMRGRMNDTRSYVAPYQLGATIAGGAIGEVVESRSAELPVGTIVLHQHGWSDGVQANASTFRAVPNIPGVPLSLRLHILGMTGLTAYVGLTEIAHLKEGDVVFVSGAAGAVGSAVGQIAKLLGAKKVIGSAGSAEKVALLKEKYGYDEAFNYKDGDVRELLRQAAPEGIDLYFDNVGGDHLEAALDSFNDGGRAALCGAISSYNTTERTPGPDNMANIITRALNLRGFTLAAHLNLAPEFQEKMGAWFAAGKISYDETIVHGIENTVDAFITMMQGANTGKMLVQI
- a CDS encoding LLM class flavin-dependent oxidoreductase; amino-acid sequence: MSSLSFGLDTFGDVTVDTDGNAVSQAQTIRDVIEEAKMAEKVGIDIFGIGEHHRTEYAISAPDIVMTAILAATEKLKVTSSVTVLSSDDPVRIFERYSTMNALSNGRAEITLGRGSFIESFPLFGFDLQDYEKLFNERLDLFRTILDADAKQEGVTWKGETRSALENQMLYPPTENGIKTWVAVGGSPESVVRAAKYHFPLMLAIIGGAPERFRPYVELYKRANEQFGQPQLPIGIHSPGLVAATDKEARELSLDNWLLLQRAIGAERGWAPADARQFEREIDHGSLYIGSPETVAKKIADTIEKLSLNRFTMKYASGPTPHEYHMRSIELYGTEVIPMVREILAKRAA
- a CDS encoding DUF1304 domain-containing protein — its product is MVIAGLLFSGFAAALHVYIFYLESFLWTKPTAAKVFGISPEEAKSTQEMAFNQGFYNLFLAIVTALGIVFYLLGWDTIGATLIFAGTGSMLAAALVLLISSPDKSAAAIKQGTLPLIALITLALGLAF